The Candidatus Binatia bacterium genomic sequence CACTCACATGCCGTTCTTCGAGGTGACTCGAGATGGCGATGCCGCATACCCCGCGCACAACGCCCTGCTCTGTCAGCAGCAGCGGACTCAAGGACCTACGCGCGGGGCGCACGCGCAACTCGATCACGCCACCGCCTCTCGGCACGTAGCCGGCGCGGAACACGTGAAGTTCCACATCCGCGCCCATGCGCGCCAGCAACGGCGTCAGGACATACTGCATGTGGTGCGGCGAAGGCGCGAAGTCCTGGAATACACCGCCCGTGATTCGCGCGGTGACGGGCGCCTCGGCGAAGCACGCTACCGGAAGGATGCCGAGCGCCAACATGGTGGCCGAACCCGCAGTGCCGATGTCCCAGGAGAAGGTTCCTCCCTTGATCCTTGCTCCCGGGACAAAGGTGAACTCCCGCGAGCCGAGAGCAAGCCCGTCCGTCTTGGCATTGCACAGCTCAGCGCAGGCTCGGACGGCAGCCAGATGTTGCGCCCGTAAGCCTGGCTTCTCTCGTTTTGCCCGAGCATTGGAGAGGTGAAGTGGACGCTCGAGTATTGCCGCGAAAGCGGCGGCGAAGCGGACGATCGTGCCGCTTCCCGAACCGTGCGCGCCGTCCACCTGCATCATCACTGCCATACGGCGAAATCTACCCGATGTTTTCGGGCGCTGGTATCAGCAGCGCTTTCCCTTGCCCAGAGCGGACAAAAAGACTTCTTCTCGTGCTGCCCGCCCCGCATGGACCCGCAAATCACAGGCCAAGAGACCGAGCACCGTAACTCGTCATTAACCCCCTGCCCATTCCCAACCCCGCGAGTAAGCGGTTGGGTTCGCGTCACGTGAAAACAGTGATCGACCCTGAGGGCAGGCTTACTCACCCGTCTCTATGAGGCCGCTGTGCCCGTCACGACGCGAGGAACGCGGTGCGAGATGGTGCTGACAACCTCGTAGCTGATGGTACCGAGCTTCTCGGCCAATTCCTCGGCCGTCACCTCTTCGTCGCCCTGTCGGCCGATGATGACCGCCTCGTCGCCTGACTCAACTTGCCCTCGAAGCGACGTCACGTCGATCAGACTCATGTCCATGGTGATGCGACCGACCTGAGGACACCGCACACCGCGGACCAAGAGATGGAAACAATTGGACAGCCTCCGGCTGAGACCATCCGCATACCCGACGGGAACCGTGGCGATGAGCGATGGCCGCTGCGTGTGGAACGTGTGTCCGTAACTGAGGCCAACGCCGGCAGGAACCTCTTTGAGAAAGGTTATCCGCGTCTTCCATTCCAGCACCGGCTCGAGCTCCTGCACGCGCGGGTTCACAATCTCCGACGATGGCCGCAGGCCGTACATGGCGATCCCCGGCCGGACTGCATCGAAGTGCGAGTCCGGCAAATCGAACACGGCGGCGCTATTCGCCATGTGGCGAACCTCGATCCCGTAGCCCTTCGTCGCCTCGATGACGCGACGAAATTGCTCGATCTGCTCTTTGGAAAAGGTCTTGTCGGCTTCATCGGCGCAGGGAAAGTGGCTCATGAGCCCTCGCACCCGCAGCGTGGGAAGCGCCCGACAGCGATCGAGCAATGTCGGGACCTCATCGGGGCGAATGCCGACGCGCCCCATGCCGGTGTCGACCTTGAGGTGCACCGAGACGCGCCGCCCGGCCTTTCCCGCGTCCCGCGCCAGCGCCTCGGCCATCTCCAGCGTGCACACGACCGGCTCGCAGCCGTACCGGATCAGTGCTTCGCTGTGTTCGGGGAGGGTCGCCGAGAGGATGACAAAGGTGGCGTCGATGCCCGCCTCAATCAGCGCGATGGCTTCATCCACATCGGCCACGCCAAACGTGTCGTAGCCGAGACGCGTTAGATGCCGGGCGACAATTGGTGCGCCGTGTCCATACGCGTTCCCCTTGATCACCGGCCACAAAGACCGCTTGCCCACCTGCTCCTGGAGAAGTCGCAGGTTGTGCGTCAGACGGTCGAGATGGATGAACGCCCTGGTCAGGCGACTCGCGTCAGAATGTGTGTGGCTCAAGCCCCCTGCCCTCCTCTTGAGTCATCCGACGCCACGGGAGCACTCCCTCTCACGGGGCGCTTTTTCACGTACTCTGACGTCATCGCTGCGAGCAGGGCGCCGTACTTCAGGGAGAAGGTAAGCTCGTCGCCGACGTGAACGCCGCCCGCCGCACCGGTCACGTCAACGACCAGGTAGTCGCTGGAACCACCCAAAATCATGATGCGCCGGTCGATCGGCGCGATCCCGTCGACGTCCACGTCCTCGCGTCCGACGTTCAGAAGGGCGCGCATCATCTCGCCGCGATCCTCGAAGCTAGGGAGCTTGCCGAAGGCATCCTCGCAGCGCTCGCCGACCGGCACCGACGGTTTCTTCCTGATCTCCAACACCTCGGCGTACAAGACAAAGACGTCCTGGAAGGTGCCGGGCCACGGCTTCCGATGAATGGTCTCCCGGCCCAGCAAGATTCCCTCGCCAATCCGTGCATGGTTCACCCGCCTCGGCATGCGTCCCGAGGCGATCAGTTCGAGCCCACTCGAGTTGGAGCCCGAGATCCATTCGAGCGCAAGGTCAAAGGTCCGCTCGATCTCGCAGGCGAGTTCGACCAGCTGTTTCATGTTGTCTTCGGAGGGCGCAACCGCGCCGAAGCACGCGAGGTTGGTGCCGAGGCCTTTGATGCGGATACCGGGAAGCCGAAGCGCCTCGCATACGAAGGGCACCAACTCTTCGGGCCAGATGCCCTCGCGCAGATCGCCCAGGTCCACCATGAGGATGACGTCGTGGACCTGGCCACGACGGCGGGCCGCCTGCGACAGCGCTTCAAGAACCGCAAGCTCCGAGTTCAGGCTCACGTCCACCGCTTCGACAACCTCGTCCACCCCGGACAGCGCCGGGATTTGCAACAACATATACGGAGTTGAGACGCCGGCGGCCTTCAGCCGGTGG encodes the following:
- the rtcA gene encoding RNA 3'-terminal phosphate cyclase, which codes for MAVMMQVDGAHGSGSGTIVRFAAAFAAILERPLHLSNARAKREKPGLRAQHLAAVRACAELCNAKTDGLALGSREFTFVPGARIKGGTFSWDIGTAGSATMLALGILPVACFAEAPVTARITGGVFQDFAPSPHHMQYVLTPLLARMGADVELHVFRAGYVPRGGGVIELRVRPARRSLSPLLLTEQGVVRGVCGIAISSHLEERHVSERMAQVCEAQLAAAGLSCKIEPVLDTLALHAGASLAVWATTSTGCILGADRAGALRRSSETIGDFVAKTLLEDLATGATTDRHAADQLVLFAALASGTTRYVTPGFTDHLETSLWLAEQFGAKVSREKRRLEIEGLRR
- the alr gene encoding alanine racemase, whose amino-acid sequence is MSHTHSDASRLTRAFIHLDRLTHNLRLLQEQVGKRSLWPVIKGNAYGHGAPIVARHLTRLGYDTFGVADVDEAIALIEAGIDATFVILSATLPEHSEALIRYGCEPVVCTLEMAEALARDAGKAGRRVSVHLKVDTGMGRVGIRPDEVPTLLDRCRALPTLRVRGLMSHFPCADEADKTFSKEQIEQFRRVIEATKGYGIEVRHMANSAAVFDLPDSHFDAVRPGIAMYGLRPSSEIVNPRVQELEPVLEWKTRITFLKEVPAGVGLSYGHTFHTQRPSLIATVPVGYADGLSRRLSNCFHLLVRGVRCPQVGRITMDMSLIDVTSLRGQVESGDEAVIIGRQGDEEVTAEELAEKLGTISYEVVSTISHRVPRVVTGTAAS
- a CDS encoding alanine/ornithine racemase family PLP-dependent enzyme; amino-acid sequence: GIEVTGVTKVTCGNPDVARAMLRGGVSSIGESHLENIHRLKAAGVSTPYMLLQIPALSGVDEVVEAVDVSLNSELAVLEALSQAARRRGQVHDVILMVDLGDLREGIWPEELVPFVCEALRLPGIRIKGLGTNLACFGAVAPSEDNMKQLVELACEIERTFDLALEWISGSNSSGLELIASGRMPRRVNHARIGEGILLGRETIHRKPWPGTFQDVFVLYAEVLEIRKKPSVPVGERCEDAFGKLPSFEDRGEMMRALLNVGREDVDVDGIAPIDRRIMILGGSSDYLVVDVTGAAGGVHVGDELTFSLKYGALLAAMTSEYVKKRPVRGSAPVASDDSRGGQGA